TTTGTTAAGTTATTTGTCATTGGTGACTGGTCATTAGTCATGAGTCGGTTGTCAGTTTTTCTTCCTGTTCTTCCTTGTCTCTTTCCTAGCCTTGATCCCCGGTCATCAGTCAACCGCCAACTGTCAACCGTTAACAAATGTCTGCCTCTAGTCGCTGTTCTTCCTCACAATCTCGACTTTAATATGGGGTCAGACCCCACTTGACAAAGACCAAATGTTCGCGTAACTTCGTTCGCAACTACATTTTTCAGGAAAAGTTTATGTTTTACTTAAAACAAACACGCTACCCTCGTTACCCCTGCCAATCCGTAAATCGTGATCTATATACGTGATATCTAACCATCCCTTTTGGGTATCACTGTTTATAGGTACATCAATGGCTGTGAATTTTTTACCAGCTTCAATTTGTTGGATAAAATCTTCCGGGGAATTGTACCCAATTAATCGTTGTAAGCCTACAATAGAACGTTGAAATTTTACTTGGACTCGTCGCCCATCAACTGGTTCAAATTTAGCAGCCACGCTAACTAATCCTTCGAGATAAGGTAAGCCGTAAATCTCTGCTATGTTGTACACGCTGGTAGTTTCTACTCGAATACACTGGTAAATTTGTCCCAGTTTAGCTAAAGGCACACGATCTAAGTTCAAAAGAGCTTTACTTGTGGTATAAAGTAATCGCCAATCACCTTCGAGTAAATTGGCGGCTTCTACAGGACGAGGTGTAGGGTTGTGGTCTTCTAATGTAGCGATCGCTGCTAAGATAGACTGTTTCTGTTGTTCATTGGCTAACAAACCGCGATTTGTACCCGCGATCGCATCTAATAAAGCTGATTTTTTCAACATTACCCATTCCCTCAACAATCATCACAATTAAACTCACATTAAATTGATATTAATGCCCTATATATGGAGGTAGAAAATAACTCAGAATGTATTCCTAATTGGTTTATCTTTATTAAAGATTTTATTTTTATCAGCTTACGGATTTATTCCCCTAAGAGTTGAAGAAATAACTAAATTCTCCCGTCTCAAGTGATAGACTGCTTAATGTCTAGTTACAATAAGTTTTTTCTGCATTCATCGATATGTTGAACTCTCCTTTACGTGAAGAACCTCGTAATCAACGTGCTGCTGTCATCCCCCTAAAGCAAGAATCATCTCTATTAGATTGGTTGCAAGCTAATGGTCGCTTAATTGCCCGTGACGTGCATGAGCCTGATTTCTCCGAGGAAGAAGAAGAAATTTCAGAGTTCCTTGGCGGAGAAGATGGAATTGATTACTTGGATGATGATGATGACGAAATCACCATAGACGAAGATTAGTCTTTTGAGACAGGGATTTGTAACACATAATCCTTATAATTCAGTGTATTTAAGTGTGGAGTGAAGGGAAACATTTGTGGACGCTAAACTATCGCCTAATCAAGGATTAAACATTTCTGGAATTGGTCTAGCTTCTTCCTTAGCCGCCGGGTTAAGTATAGTAGCAGTAATTTTAGATTGGCTGGCAAACAGAACACCTTGGCAAAGTACATCTTTAACCTTGCCACTGGTACTGTGTGCTATCACATCAGCTGTGGTAGGTTACTTTGTCATACCTGTACTGCAAGCACTCAAAACAGGACAAATCATCCGCGAAGATGGCCCACAGGCACATCTGAAAAAAGCAGGTACACCCACAATGGGGGGAATATTCTTTATTCCCGTCGCTGTGGTGGCTGCTTGTGTATTATCTAACTTCTCTACAGATGTTCTGGCTGTCTCCGCCCTCACCCTCAGCTATGGGTTAATTGGTTGGATTGACGATTGGCAAATTCTCCGCCGCAAGTCAAACAAGGGTATATCCCCCCGGATGAAACTGGCTTTACAAATCGGTTTCGCGGCAGCCTTCTGTTTATGGTTAATGTTTAATCAACCTATTAATATTACGAGTATTGCTTTACCTTGGGTAAGCTTTGCTATACCTTTGGGTTTCTTATTCTGGCCTTTGGCTGGCTTTGTCCTGGTGGCAGAGAGTAATGCAACTAATTTAACTGACGGTATTGATGGCTTGGCTGGTGGAACTGTAGCGATCGCCTTACTCGCGTTAGGTGCTATAGTTGCTCCCACAGCACCCGGATTAATGATTTTCTGTGCAGCTTTAAGCGGTAGTTGTTTGGGTTTCTTAGCTCATAACCGCAACCCAGCTAGAGTATTTATGGGTGATACCGGTTCTCTTGCCTTGGGCGGTGCTTTAGCGTCTGTGGCTTTGTTAACTAACAGTTTGGTTGCCTTGTTTATCCTCAGTGGTATCTTCTTTGTGGAAACCATGTCTGTCATGGCACAGGTAACTTACTACAAAGCTACTAAAGGCCCCGATGGCAAAGGTAAGCGCCTGTTCAAAATGGCTCCCTTACACCACCACCTAGAATTATCAGGTTGGTCAGAATTGCAAGTAGTGGGTACATTCTACGCGATCGCTGCTATCTTAGCTGCTCTTTGTTTGGCGATCACTTCCGGTGGGGCGTAGCCCATCGCTCCCTTCTAAAGCGTTCATAAATCTAGTAACAAAAAAACAATCCTCTGCATATGTAAAGGGTTGTTTTTTTGTAAGTCCTTAAAAAACGAAAAACATCTTGTGAATGTTGTAGTTAATAAACACTGAACTTACTACTACATTGAATTTACAAGCAATGAAGACAAAAATCTCGTCTATATTTTTAGCTGGAGTTACTGCAACTTTAATGCTCAGTAATCCTAGTAGCGCCAACACAGCCAGCCAATCTTCTAATAGTAATTTCTTAATTTCTCAAGCGAATAATAGAGGTAGTGAAGAATTAATTGTCAATGGTACAGAACCATTTTGGAGCGTAACAATTAGCCGCAAGGGAATAGTTTACTCCACCCCTGAGTCCCGTCAAAACTTTCCTTATGTTGCACCTGTAACAGCATCAGGACGACCAGCAGATGTAGTTAGGGTGTACCGTTTAAGAGGGAGTAATAACATAACCAGCACATTAGTAATCAGAAAAGGCTCCTGTAGTGATGGTATGTCAGATACTAAATACCCTTACTCAGCAGTCTATATTTCAGGCAATAAAGTTTTAGAAGGTTGTGCTAGGGCAAAATAACCTAAATCTTTTGTCATTCAGCGAGGAACATCTGGCTTCTTTCCTTGTAAGCCAGGATGATGATAATCCAAGTTGCTAGTTATGTGAATGTAATTTTGAGATTTAGTAATAGGTCATAGGTAATTGAAAGAAAAAGCTTTACCAATTACCTATTGCCTATCACTGCTTTTTAATAGATAACTAACAATTTACACAAGTACTCCATTTCCCAAAATTTCAGCCATTTTGGCGCTTGACCCTTGCAGATAATGTGTTATGATCATCTGCGTGAATTAAGAAAACTGTCACTATTACTTAGTGGTAGTCGGGCTGTGGCTCTGTCTTCATAAAGTTTGAAGCATCGTACAAGTAGCGGCTAGCTTCCTCCTCTAAACGATGAATCAGATAAGGCTCAATAACGTTACTGTGCCGCAGTGCGGCTAGATAACCATCCAGATACATCCGCATTTCTTCCGTGCGATAACCGCGATTCCACAACTCGACGAAGGCATCGGTGATTCGTTGGTAATAGCGGATTGTTTGTGTGTCTTGGAGCATAACTGCTGATTGATCTCTTTGGAATGAGAATTGTAAATGATTCGGGCTGAAATGTGAAGGGTTATTTCTGCTTCAATTTCAGATGCAATTCTGAGTGGTCACTTTTAATGCTTTCTCCAGCAGCTACAATACAGTTAGATTTTATTCCAGAAAACTGGTTACTAATATCAGTCGTTAGGCTATTTTTATACTTTTTGCAGAAAACCCCTTAACTAAACCGAAAGATACAGCCATCAACTGAATTACAAAAGATTTAGGCAAAGATATTTTGAGAAATTGTTGTTGCTGAAGTTGTGTCAGCACTTTGCTTGATTGTAAGCGAAAATTATTTATTTAAAATAACTTTCAATAACTATAACAAAAATTTAATAAAATTATCAACTAAAGGCTGGGCAACGCATAAACTCAACATTTTGCCAACATAATTTATAAAAAAACGTAAAGGTAAATGCACCTGAAGTAACAAAGGCTACAAAACCTTGAGCATGGGCTTGTTACTTTGAAATTCTATCGACGCTAAGGGGTCTAGCCGCCGTGGGTTCGGTTTGTATTGAAATCGTTGAGGGGAATCCCCATCTGAGGTCGTTGCTGGGTTGGCACTTGCAACAATTGGAATATCGTGTCCATCAAGCTGCCAGCATATATCAAGCAAGAGAAGCCTTTTTGAGTCATCAGCCAACTCTAGTCATTCTAGATGCTGATTTACCGGATGGTGACGGTATTGAATTTTGCCGTTGGCTGCATCGTCAGCAACAGCCGTTAATTCTCATGTTATCTGCCCGTACAAATGAGGCGGATATCGTTGCTGGATTAAAAGCGGGGGCTGATGATTACTTGAGTAAACCTTTTGGGATGCAGGAGTTCTTGGCCAGAGTAGAAGCATTAATTCGCCGTAATCGTACACCTAGCGCACCTGCTTATCTAGATTATGGAACTTTGCAAATTGATCTAGTCCAGCGCCGTGTAAGATTCCAAGGAGAGTTTATTGACCTCACTCCACAGGAATTTAGTTTACTGTACGTTTTGGCGCAAGCTGGGGGTGTACCCTTAAGTCGGTCTGAATTGCTGCGTCGTGCTTGGCCTGATGCCATCGACAATCCGCGTACCATTGACACCCATGTCTTATCGTTACGCAAGAAAGTAGAGCTTGATCCTCGCCAGCCTAGCCTCATTCAAACTATCCGTAATGTTGGATATCGATTTAACATGGAAATTTTGAATGCTAATCTTCCCCAAACACAAGTAAAGTTAACAAAAGAGAGATTTAGCAATCAACGCTCAACGTTGAGTGGGCAGAGGGTGTAGAGGCTTAGGAGACAAGGAAGATGAGGGAGTAGGGGGAGATGAGGGAGAAAGATATTTGCATTTTTCACTCAGCACGCTGCTTACCGCTCCACTTCCGCTAACATAACTCAGCACTAGTGACTATGGACTAATGACTAATGACTTAGTTCCATTCCTCATTGGCTTGGTTTTGGGCGTGCATCAGCCTTTGTTGCAAGTCTAGCCAGTCAATTTCAGCAGGTGTTTGATTTACTAATAAACATCCTTGGTGTAAATATAAAAGCCGATTACAAAACATCTTGGCTAGTTCTAGCTGACTGTTGACCATCACAACTGTTGTTTGATGAGTTTGAGTTAGCTGGGTTAGGGCTTGGATGAGATGGGAGGCTATACCAATATCTAAATTAGAGGTTGGCTCATCCAACATGAGAATTTTCGGTTGAATGACTAAAGCACGAGCGATCGCTACGAGCTGTTTTTGTCCTACCGAAAGTTGTAATTCGGTGCGTCCCAACCAATCATTAGGAATTTGCAGTTGTTCTGTCCAATGACTGACTCGCTGGTGAATTGTTTCTTTGGACAAACCACGCAAAACTAAAGGATAAGCCAACGCTTGCTGGACTGTCATCCCCAGCAGTTTTGGTTCCTGTAATACCAGTGTCACCACCTGGCGTAACTGAGTTACCGGGATTTGGTGATACTCTTGGTTTTCTAAAAAAATTTTACCGCTAGTAGGTTCAGCTAGACGGTTTATTAAACGTAGCAGGGAAGTCTTACCAGCCCCAGAGGGGCCGATAATGGCAGTGCGATCGCCTAGATTAACCTCAAAAGAGATATCCCGTAATATGGGGTATCCCTGAAGCTGGGTTTTGAGCTTGGCATACAGATTAACTTGTTCTAGCCGTAATAGAGGTGTCATTTGTTATTAGTCATTAGTCATTAGTCCATAGTTAATTTAAAAGGAAGAGGTAAAGGAGTGAAGTTCTTTCACCTTTGACCTTTTCCCTACCCCCTAGTTCCTAATTGCTAATTCCTATTGCTGTGGCGATCGTCCAAGCATCAATTAAAAGTAATAATCCTGTACAACCTAATAAAATCAAATACATCCACGGCTGCGCCAAAGGGCGAACATCTGTGGTGTCTATTCCCGTTTTGGTTTGCACGATATTAACTAAACGGGCAAATCCAGCTACCCGCATCGGCAGCAAATAAGCTTTACCATCATGACTGAGAAAATAATAAACCAGCCCTCCTTGGCCAGTAGAGCGGGGCTTAATCTGTTTTACCTCTTTCCAAGGTAAAGACCAACCTTTGCGGAAAAATTTAGGAACCCAACCTGGGTAAGTCACTTGTATTCCTTGCTCATCTACAACGACTCGTTCTGTCAGCACTGCATACAAGCCAACAAAACCGATGCTAATTCCCACCCATAACAAAGTAGGTGGTGTAGGTGCTTTTGTCACCTGGGCTAAGAAAGGTAAGGGAACTGTCAGTGCTATGTACAGACTTAACAGGGTAATGCGAATTAAGGGAGATAAGCGAAAAACTGAAGTTGAATTATCGACTAAATTTGCTGTCACGGCTGAATTATGCTGATGGGCTTTTAAATTTAGTCTAACTGGGAAGTGAAGAATAGGGAGTGGCGATCGCTCATGTTGGGATCGGCTTTATATTGAATTAAATAGAGTCAGTAGTGTTATGACCAATTCACCTACCCTTGTCGAAAAATATATTGAACAACGAAATCAAGGTTATTGGATTAAGGGTAGCCGTATCTCTCTTGATTCAGTGGTTTATGCGTTTTTAAATGGCGACTCTCCTGAAAGTATTGTCCAAAACTTTCCTCTACTTTCTCTAGAAAAAGTTTATGGGGCGTAGGCGTAGCCCGTCGTAGACATCGCCTTTTATCTTGCCAACAGGGAGCTAGTTGATGCTTATTTAACGTGAGTTCGATGAGAGAAGAAAGCCAGAAAGCTAGTATAAAAAGGAATTGGCGAACAAGGAAATCAAAGAACAGTAAAATTTATGGCAAGAGGGTGAAAAAAACATAAAAAAGACCGAGACTAAAAAATATCATTACAAAATCAGGGTCTCGGCTATGTCTACTATTGTATCTCGCCTCGATATTACACAAGTATTCTGTGATGTAGATGATTTCTGTAAACAGTGGGAACAGTTATGGCAAGTGATCCCACAGCTACCATCGATAACAGGAGAACGTCGTAGTCGCTCAAGGATGAGCATATCGGAAGTGATGACAATAGTCATTGCCTTTCATGGTAGTGGATATCGAACATTTAAGGAATTTTATACATTGCACGTACTACCTGGTTGGCGTGGGGCATTTCCCAACTTGGTGAGCTACAACAGATTTGTAGAATTGATGCCGTGGTGCTTAATGCTGTTGTGCTGCTTTTTGCATACAAGGACAGGAGAAATTACGGGAATTAGTTTTATTGATTCAACGCCTATTAATGTGTGCCATAATTGCCGCGCCCATGCACATAAAGTATTTAAAGGATTAGTAAATTGGGGCAAAAACTCGGTCGGTTGGCACTTCGGATTCAAACTTCATTTGATAATTAATGACCAAGGTGAATTGTTGGCATTTAAATTAACTTCTGCCAACGTAGATGACCGCAAGCCAGTGCCAGAAATGACTGAGGATTTGATTGGCAAACTGTTTGGTGACCGAGGATATGTTTCACAAAAATTATTTGAAGAGTTATACGAACGAGGTTTAGAGCTAATTACTAAATCCAAGAAAAACATGAAAAATCGCTTGGTCAAGTTGCTTGATAAAATTTTGTTACGTAAACGAGCAGTCATTGAATCAGTGAATGACCATCTCAAAAATATTTGTCAAATAGAACACTCTCGACATCGTAGTCCACTTAACTTTTTGGTTAATTTAATGGCAGGCTTGGCAGCTTATACTTATTTGCCTAAAAAACCATCTATTGATATTTATCCAAAAGACTTGCCTGCTCTACCTCCTGCCATTTTTTAGCTCCGTCGAACTCACGTTTATTTAAAAGAAGGTGAGGCAGAGTTTGAAAAATTACAATTCCTTAAGAGATAAAAATCCCAGCCTCTATCAAAAATTGAAAGCTGCCCAAGTACAGAAACAAAGCTAATTATGACAGTAGTTCGATTTCAAGGCGACGCTGACCTTAAGCAAGCAAGATTAGAGATCGCTTAATCTCCTCATGGTAAATACTTTTGTACTACACTCCAACCAGTGAGCGATACCCAAGCAAAACCTGTAAACAAAATTATATTCAAGGTGATATGTAAAGACCTAGCCCAAGGTTTTCCAGCACTAATTTGTGTGGCGCTGAAAGCAGATAACAGAACCAAGGCGACTACAATGATTCCTGCCCACAAATGCGAGGAATGACCTAAAGAGCCAAAATGTCCCAAAGTGCCAACAATCCCAATTGCCAACAGCAGCAAGACTAAACTCACCATGCTGATACCCATGACCAAGTGTAGGGTGATCAGTTGGGAACGCGATACTAAAAAACCAGAAATAGACAGAGAATTTCTCATCCGCCACATCAAAAAGCCAGTGAGTGATAGCAGCAAATAAGCCATGAGCGACAACCCCATCGACCACGCCGCTATTTTCCACAACCAAATAAATGAAGGTAGGTGCATAAATATTTATTGTAGTGGGAGTGGGGAGAGATGTAGCTTGCTTCTCGTAGAGTGGGAGAAAGGGAAAACTGTGGACTATGGACTGTGGACTAATGACTAAATAAACAAAAAGGTTGCTGGAGTCAGCAACCTTTAATTTTTGGAAAACATTGTTTTTTTATTCAACGGATGCTAGATGAGCAACTGTTAAAGGTTTTGTATTATTTGTTTGCGAAATTGATTTTGTACTAATAGGGTCTGTCACTACGCTATCTGTATTAAATTCACTGTTGCTAGGCTCGTCCATGAGCAGGCGATCGCACGGAATGGTATCTGACAAAATTGCACTTGCCATCATACCTGTATGGATTTCCATTTGCCCCTCAATGGGAGCTTCAAACACGAGGCGTTGTCCAGGAAAGACCACCCTTTCAAAGTACCAATTAGGAATATTGGTGATGCGAGCGACCTGGATTTTGCTCGTGGCATTAACGTAGCAGCAGAGAACTTTTCCCGATTGCTCAGGTGGTAGAGGGTCTAATATTTGAGCCATAACTGCGGAGGAGCTTGTTGCCACAATTTTACATTACACTTGCAAAGTTAACACCTGCTGATCCCCATCTGCTGTAACTCCGACTACCAACTGAAAATTTCTACGTTATTTATATCTAAAGTTATGTTCAAGTTATGAATTTTTCATACAAAAAATTGCTGTACTGGAAATTTTACAGTAACAAATAATTTTTTCAAATTTTTTACCTATATTAATTAAGAATTTCTGTTTTTGAACAAGTCAGGGATCAACCTTAATGCTGATTAATTTGCTGGAACTCTGAGAAAATTTCTCATCTTATCTATTTTTAGACTTAGCCGCAGGGATCATCGCTTAAGTAATAAACTCAATGTTATGGTAAAGATATATGAATTTTTTCTTCATAAAACCAATCTATATTTCTTTGCAGCCAAGCCCTGTTTTTTATCAAGAATCTGGTGAAATGTCAAGCAAGCTTGCCATCAACCTTTCAAATTAACTCATACTTGGCAATTGAATTTCCCCGGTACACGGCAAGATGGAAGTTAAAACACCCACGATGGAAAATAGAATCCTCTATGTTCGCCTTCCTTGTAACCCCATCTTTCCTATTGGGGTTGTTTACCTGAGCGATCATGTCCATAAGATTTTTCCTCATATCGAACAACGTATTTTCGATTTAGGAACCGTCCCACCCTTAGATTACGCTTCCGCCTTAGATAGTTGTATAGACGAATTTAAACCCACATTATTGGTATTTTCTTGGCGGGATATTCAAATCTATGCTCCTGTTGGTGGGCGTGGCGGTAATCCTCTGCAAAATGCTTTTGAATTTTACTACGCCAAGAACCCGCTAATAAAATTACGTGGCGCTCTGGGTGGTTTACGCATCTTCATTGCCTACTATGTGGAGTTATGGCGTAACCTGGGACTGATTAAACGTGGTTTAAAACGTGCTGCCAAATATCATCCTCAAGCCCGTGCGGTTGTGGGTGGTGGTGCTGTTAGCGTATTTTACGAACAACTGGGTAAAAGCTTGCCTAATGGCACTATTATTTCCGTTGGTGAAGGCGAAACTTTACTTGAGAAATTTTTAGGTGGTAAAGAGTTCCAGGATGAACGCTGTTATGTTGTGGGAGAAGCGAAACCACGCCAGCGCCTTATTCACGAACAACCAACGCCACTGGAAAAAACTGCTTGTAACTACGACTATATCGAAAGCATCTGGCCGGAGTTTAACTACTACTTACAAGAAGAAGATTTTTACATCGGAGTGCAAACCAAGCGTGGTTGTCCTCACAACTGTTGTTACTGCGTCTATACCGTTGTGGAAGGTAAACAGGTACGCATTAACCCAGCCGATGAAGTCGTAGCGGAAATTCGCCAACTATATAATCGTGGGATTCGCAACTTCTGGTTTACCGATGCCCAGTTTATCCCCGCGCGGAAGTTTATTGATGATGCTGTCGAACTGTTACAAAAAATTGTCGATTCTGGCATGACAGATATTCATTGGGCAGCATACATCAGAGCCGACAACCTCACACCAGAATTATGTGAGTTGATGGCGAAAACTGGGATGAACTATTTTGAAATCGGCATCACCAGTGGTTCTCAAGAACTTGTCCGCAAAATGCGGATGGGTTACAACTTGCGGACTGTGTTGCAAAACTGTCGTGATTTAAAAGCGGCTGGTTTTAACGATTTGGTTTCCGTCAATTACTCCTTTAACGTCATTGACGAACGTCCCGAAACTATCCGCCAAACTATCGCCTACCACCGCGAACTAGAAAAAATCTTTGGTGCTGATAAAGTCGAACCTGCGATTTTCTTTATTGGGTTACAGCCACACACCCATCTAGAAGAATATGCTTTAAAAGAAGGTATCCTCAAACCAGGATACAATCCCATGAGTTTGATGCCGTGGACGGCTAAAAAACTTCTATGGAACCCTGAACCCCTTGGTTCCTTCTTTGGTGAAGTCTGCTTGCAAGCTTGGCAACAAAATCCCAATGACTTCGGACGGGAAGTGATGAACATCCTAGAGGAAAAACTGGGATGTGCTGATTTAGAAGAAGCACTATCCGCACCAATTGAGTCAAAAGGTAAAGAATTGGTGGGGGTTTGAGTCAAAAGAATTAAATGATGCGTAATTTATAGTTAAGTATAAATTACGCATTTTTTATATAAAAATATAAAAGCGATCGCCATTTACATCAATAGTGGACAGTTTGTGGTGTTACGGCTTAAAATCATTGGTCTCTCTGTATCAGGAGACATAACTTGCCACTACTGACGGATATTCGCTGGCGAACCATTATTTCTATAGCTATTATTCTCCCCATTGGACTTTTATACAGCCAATATCGGTTTTCTGTTTCTTGGTTAAACCAAGAAGTAGGAGGAATTTTTTATGAAATATTTTGGTGCTTGTTCGCCTTCCTATTTCTTCCTACTCGCCGCGCAGTTTGGCAAATTCCTTTATGGGTATTAATTAGGGCTTGCTGAAAAAGTCATTTCAAAGGAAGAGAAAAATTGATTAAGTAGTCAGTCCAGAAAAAAGATAAGTTTTTGTTGTTTAAGGTTTAATGAAATATCAGTTTCGATAATAGAAGAAGTAAAAAAAGACTCAGTTTTGAAAAATAGGCAAAAAAATACACAAAAAAGCCGTAATAGCAGAGTAGAAAGATTCATAACTAAAAAAGTTATGGCAATAGCGGTGAAAGAAGTATGAGGAAGTTTAGCCATAACTCTACCAAGGCTAAATCTTCGTTTACCTTGTCCAAACTTGCCCTCAATACAATTACGAATCCTTTCGTCATAAGCGGCTTGTTTCTTCTTTTCAGGGCTGACATTTTGGGGGGGTCTACCTAGTGGTGGGCCACTAATTCTAATTCCCCTTTCTTGACACCAAGCTCGATTCTCCCTCGTCCGATAAATCTTATCAACATGAACTGATTCAGGATAATATCCGGTGTAGTTTTTGTATGCTTCTACTTGTGATTTTAAGTCTCCTGATTCGTTAAAGTTGTCCCAACTAATATGGTCTAAAAATACATAGCCATCATAGTAACTAGCTGAAAACTTAGCCCCAAACTCTACTGTTCTCCCGGCTTTACCTCGGATAATCGGACGAATGTGTGGTTGGTTTAAACTGACAATGCGGTCTTGTATACTAATTTTTTGATTTTCATATAACCATAACTGTTGACGATAAACTTCTGCTACTACTAGCAACATCTTATATTGACTGTTGCTCAGTTTTAATAGTGACGCACCTAAATTTATTAGCTGCTGAATATGAGTTAAATTTCTGTTGATATATTGCAGTTGCTTTCTGATAGCTTTCCTTCTTTCTTTAACTGTTGGTTTTCTTTTCTTGGCTACTGCTAAATAATCCTTTCTTGCTTTGTTTCTGTAGGTTCTTGGTTTGTTGATATTTCTTACTAATAAGGACTTATATAATGTATCTATGATTGTTTCTGTTTGCTTTCTGGCTTGATTTAATAATCCTAAATCTGTCGGATAACTTATGTCTGCTGGCGCACAACTAGCATCTAATATTAATTTTCCTCTATTGGCTGGCTTACTTTTTGAATCCTCGACCTCTGGCTTTTTTGCTCTTACTTCTACCTCCTGTTTATTTTCTAACATCTTCCTGACTATTTCTTGATTGATTTTATTGACTAATTCTATATCTATCCTTTCTCTAAAATGAACTAGCATTGACGGGTCAAATGCAGATTCATTACTATATGCTGACATTCCTATAAAGTATTGCAGATACGGGTTCTCCCGAATTTGTTCTACTGTCTCTCTGTCACTTATTCCTAATTTTTCTTTAATTATTAATGCTCCCAACGCCATTCTAAATGTTTTGGCTGGCGCTCCCATTCTTGCTGAAAATATTTCTGCGTACTCTGCTTCAAATTTTGACCAAGGTATCATGTTCGCCATGATTACCCATCGGTTATCTGACGCTAGTTTTCCCCCAAAGGGTAGTTCAAAGTTTTCTGCTGCTTTTTCTTGCTTTTGCGCTCTTCGATACATTTTAACGCAACTTGCTACAAGGATTTTTACTTATCTTACCCTTTTTCTTTTCACCTTATTTTTCTTTCCTGACCCTGAAACTCTTCATTCTGCTATCTTTCGCCCTTATTCAGCCAGCCCTAATTATCACTTGCTTATTAGAATTTCTGCAATTGTGGCAGCCACCCTTTCTGCTTTGGGTGCGTTCATCATGGGCGGGAAGGATGGTATTTGGTAATGTTTTTAGTTGGGTCGATTTCCCCTATTATTTCGTTGGTAGTGGCTTAGGATGGCTGTGGTTAAGGCTGATAATTCGT
Above is a genomic segment from Nostoc sp. MS1 containing:
- a CDS encoding DUF1830 domain-containing protein — encoded protein: MAQILDPLPPEQSGKVLCCYVNATSKIQVARITNIPNWYFERVVFPGQRLVFEAPIEGQMEIHTGMMASAILSDTIPCDRLLMDEPSNSEFNTDSVVTDPISTKSISQTNNTKPLTVAHLASVE
- a CDS encoding photosystem II high light acclimation radical SAM protein, with the protein product MEVKTPTMENRILYVRLPCNPIFPIGVVYLSDHVHKIFPHIEQRIFDLGTVPPLDYASALDSCIDEFKPTLLVFSWRDIQIYAPVGGRGGNPLQNAFEFYYAKNPLIKLRGALGGLRIFIAYYVELWRNLGLIKRGLKRAAKYHPQARAVVGGGAVSVFYEQLGKSLPNGTIISVGEGETLLEKFLGGKEFQDERCYVVGEAKPRQRLIHEQPTPLEKTACNYDYIESIWPEFNYYLQEEDFYIGVQTKRGCPHNCCYCVYTVVEGKQVRINPADEVVAEIRQLYNRGIRNFWFTDAQFIPARKFIDDAVELLQKIVDSGMTDIHWAAYIRADNLTPELCELMAKTGMNYFEIGITSGSQELVRKMRMGYNLRTVLQNCRDLKAAGFNDLVSVNYSFNVIDERPETIRQTIAYHRELEKIFGADKVEPAIFFIGLQPHTHLEEYALKEGILKPGYNPMSLMPWTAKKLLWNPEPLGSFFGEVCLQAWQQNPNDFGREVMNILEEKLGCADLEEALSAPIESKGKELVGV
- a CDS encoding IS5 family transposase, which codes for MYRRAQKQEKAAENFELPFGGKLASDNRWVIMANMIPWSKFEAEYAEIFSARMGAPAKTFRMALGALIIKEKLGISDRETVEQIRENPYLQYFIGMSAYSNESAFDPSMLVHFRERIDIELVNKINQEIVRKMLENKQEVEVRAKKPEVEDSKSKPANRGKLILDASCAPADISYPTDLGLLNQARKQTETIIDTLYKSLLVRNINKPRTYRNKARKDYLAVAKKRKPTVKERRKAIRKQLQYINRNLTHIQQLINLGASLLKLSNSQYKMLLVVAEVYRQQLWLYENQKISIQDRIVSLNQPHIRPIIRGKAGRTVEFGAKFSASYYDGYVFLDHISWDNFNESGDLKSQVEAYKNYTGYYPESVHVDKIYRTRENRAWCQERGIRISGPPLGRPPQNVSPEKKKQAAYDERIRNCIEGKFGQGKRRFSLGRVMAKLPHTSFTAIAITFLVMNLSTLLLRLFCVFFCLFFKTESFFTSSIIETDISLNLKQQKLIFFLD
- a CDS encoding DUF2809 domain-containing protein; its protein translation is MLQGFLLILPFFFSPYFSFLTLKLFILLSFALIQPALIITCLLEFLQLWQPPFLLWVRSSWAGRMVFGNVFSWVDFPYYFVGSGLGWLWLRLIIRGAKLR